The Meriones unguiculatus strain TT.TT164.6M chromosome 14, Bangor_MerUng_6.1, whole genome shotgun sequence sequence acagggtctctctgtggatTGGTTTCCACTGCCCCAGAACTCAGTCGGTAGACCAGGTCggccttagagatctgcctgcttccgccTCTCCAGTAGCGCTGTGACTTAAACCATAAACCAACCACCCCACTCAGCtggatttccctctctctctctctctctctttaactttCATTTTACCCGTGGGTTCACCCAGACCATAATAAAAATACAGGATGGGACCAAAGGCCCAggccaggaaaaaggaaaaaggaaagaaaagaagccaggcaaggtggcacacgacTTTTATGACAGCATAAAAGGAGACAGTTgtaagttcgaggacagcctattttttgtttgtttgtttaataaaatttttatttttatattagttacagtttattcactttgtatcccagctgtagccctctccctcatcccctcccaatcccatctcatcagggctgtctgcattgccctcctctgtggcctggcaaggctgctacccccaagtgagttcctgtcagagacattccctgttccactcattaagaaacccacttggagagggagaaaagcaagcaggcaggcaggcaggcagtcaggcaggcaggcagaaaaatattttctctctacacAAGCAATCCGAATCTGCTTTattaatgaaatgaagaaaagtacACAGTACTAACTACCTTTAAAGACCTCTTTCAAATGCCTCTCTGCGTGTgcctgcttttaaatatttaagggggggggggggtgaatccGGGCCATGCAATAAGTCTAGGCCAGATTGGGCCCCAGCTCTGAGAGGGAAAATCGAGAGACAAGCCCCCTATATCTCTGACCCAGAAAAATTATCTCGAAATGACAACCACCAGAGAAGGAAATATCATTTTTCTCCAGCAGATTCTCACTGGTATAATGTTATAATGTAAGCAGGCAGGCCCCGGGCAGATtttgggtgggtggagaggaTCAAGGAGGAGTTTGGGGTAATGGGAACACCCACCCCCGACAAATAACACAGCTGAACtttgctgactctgttttccTGCCTATCCAACCACTCACTCCCAGCTGGACAAAGGGGAGCCGCCTATATGGTTATGAGACGCCATCCTCCATACTAGGTAGATTTTCCAGCAGAGCTAGTAGTCTCAGGAGGCTCctgccagtcagtcagtcagtcagtcagtcagtcagtcagtcttctTGGAAACCCCAGGCAATTCTTGCAATTTACAGTTTCATCAGTCCCTGGGGTGTgcttatttaaaaccagaaaatcaaagataagatgagaaaggtgtgtgtgtgtgtgtgtgtgtgtgtgtgtgtgtgtgtgtgtgcacgcgcgcgcgtgcgtgtgtgtgtgttgggtgttgGAGACCATaatttcagctttattttttttttattttatttatttttatctatctccccacccccaccccccagatgaGGACCAAACAACCCAGGCAGGACCTTCCTTTCGCTTGCTAAGCAGGCGATCTACCTACCACTGAGggaaatccccaaccccaaataatttatttatttatacttttattttatgtgtccgaTCACCTagatagaactgaagttacagacgagCTGCcgcgtgggttctggaaattgaacctgagtcctttggaagagtacccagtgctattaaccactgagccattccctccAGTTCCTCCGGTCAAGCTTTCCCTAGAAATTAAATATCGGTTGAATATGTCGAACCGAACcggagccgggcgtggtggtgcacgcctgcctgagaggcagaggcagtttggaGGCCCTGTCTCTCCACTGGGAAAGAAGACTCCGCTCCCTCCCCATCTGCCCTGCcgatcctcccctcccacccccaccccgtcccCCACCCCgccgatcgatcgatcgatcgatcgatcgatcgatcgaccCCCTTCCCCGCAGCCCGCCCCAAATCTCAAGGAGGGAAACTGTGAATGAAGGCAGATCCTTTAGCTGTGAAGAGTCACCCTCAGATTTGTTCAGGGAGAAGTGGATACTAACCATTATCCAGCCTGCAAACCcagagggggagaaaaatgaatgcctCTACTCTACACTCCCAGAAGAGCGATGGTCAAGGGGCACCCACCTTGCAGGCGGGtcgcaaccttctgtaactccagttttagggaacTCTCACATACGGAGGCAGAATACcagttaaagaaaatagaataatcGGGGAGGGGGGGGGTGGCATATAAAAAGAACTTACAGCCTTCCTCAGAGGGGTCAATTTGAATTTGCCCGAAGAAGACTAGAGAGAGGAACCAGAGGTTCTTCTAAGAAGCCCAAGTAAATCTTGAAGGTCACTTGCAGATCTTCAAATGGagtgagttttaaaacaaatcacagtGGAAAAACacgacccaccaccaccaccaccaccaccaccaccaccaccaccaccaccaccaccaccaccaccaccaccaaaacaagaacaaaaaaaaaaaataaagaaagaaagaaagaaagaaagaaagaaagaaaaagaaaaacaaacaaacagaaccccaGAGATCTTGCACCTGCCTGAAGAGTATACCGGCTGTTTTTCCAGTCCcaagcgcacgcgcgcgcgcacgcgcacacacacacacacacacacacacacacacacacacacacacgagtgggcAGTGGTAAAAATTagctcacagagagaaacaacatAAGTCAATGAACCAACTAGAAACTTCgtagtcattcatttatttattgtaattgagCGTAAAGTGAAGGGGGGGGGGTGGCTCAGGTGGGCTGGGAAGCAGGTAGATAGAGTACCACCTGTGagtcaagaggaagaggaaggaagggccatcTTCTTCTGCTGGAAAGAGGTAGTCTTTTGTTTGTATGCGTGATTGCGTCCCGCCTCGAGAAGGAGGGCAGTCAGTCAGTCCAGCTGACTGTGCCGGGGCATAGCAGTCCCACACCTCAAACTCCTCTTTCTGGCCGTGCCTTTGATTCTCGCCTCCGTCCTGTCCTGTTCGCCAGGGTGGTCAGGGAACCCTGCATGGATAGCAAAAAGGAAGCATGTCAGTGGGGAGGAGTCCATTACGTTTGGCCCcgcaaagcaaagcagagtagAGCAGATTGGTCTATTTGAAAGAACGATTCCGATTCAAATTTTTAGAGAACACCATGCTTCCCAATGCCCATCTCCTCTCCTCCGTGTGccctcccgccccccacccccgtttcCCCCTTGGCTCGGGCAGACAGTGTGCAGGCAGGCTGATAAGGAAGGGCCAATCGCACACACCTCGAGGAGCgagcgagcaagcaagcaagcaccgCCGCACACTGTTATGATGGcggggagagaaaaaagagaaaggtaacATGCTCAACCTTTACCTAGACATTAcatatcagttaaaaaaaaaaaaatcaaaatggagcaggcaggcagatctctgagtctgggatagggagggagggagggagggagggagggagggagataaatacacactggagagatggctcacaacagtctataatggagttctggcgccctcttcgggtacatgcatgcaggcacattTAATCAgccattcatgttaaaaaaaaaaaagggggggggcggggctggagagatggctcagaggttaagagcattggctgttctaccaaattcccagcaaccacatggtggataacaaccatctataatgagatctgttctgacctgcaggcacacatgcaggcagaacaattaataaagaaacaaacaaacaaacaaacaaatcttaaaagaaaaaactggtcgatcatacatacatacatacatacatacatagaaagaaagagacagtttatttattcagttccccccccccaaaaaaaaagaaaagaaaaaactgatcgATCTAATGTATTAATCATATATTCATACGTAataaatatctattatatataaacattatatattatataacgtaaatgcacatatatgtataaatatttgcatgtttatgtacattacacatatcatttatatatgtagatataattatatattaatcatattacatatcatatataaataagcatacataaaaatataaataaaatcgaaaatatataaataaatatatataaatatataaatatgtaagtatgtataaatattatatataagtatatataaaaataaggattttatttatatatattttattatatatatttatatatataaatcctatatacttatatatctatataaaagtatatatatatatatatatatatatatatatatatatataagtcctacgggggaaaaaaaaaaaaaaaaaaaaaagtccagacatctggtcgacctcccagaagtgggggggggggggggggagaggaaagaagaagaagaaaaaaagactaagtCACGCCGGACATCTGGTCGACCTCCGTCCAGACCAAAAGCGGAGCGGGCCGTGCCGTAGACCCGTTCGGGAGTACTGGTCGACCTCCATCCTtggtaggggaaagggagggtcgggggggggaaaaaaataaaccccGAGGCGCCCCTCTCGGGCCGAGCgccggggggcgggggagacaAGAGACCAGGGGAGAAGAATCGGGTCTCTCCCgctttttcccttccccccaaccccaaacctCCGGAAAACGAGCACACGTCCGAACCTCGTCGCCGACACCTCGCGCTCCGGCTTGGCCAGGGCCGGAGGGAGGTCGGCCGCGTCGGCGGCGGAGGCCGGGTGCGCGCCCTCCCCCGGAGGGTGGGAGAAGAACCGCGGAAGGCGCCGTCGTCGGGAgacggaggaagagaagagatacCGAGACCTACCggccgagcgagcgagcgagcgagcgagcgatgCCGCCCGCCCGGCCGAGCCGAGAGCGCGAGAGACAAACCCTTGTGTCGAGGGCTGACTTTCAATAGATCGCAGCGAGGGAGCTGCTCTGCTACGTACGAAACCCCGACCCAGAAGCAGGTCGTCTACGAATGGTTTAGCGCCAGGTTCCACACGAACGTGCGTTGACGTGACGGGCGAGAGGGCGGCCCCCTTTCCGGCCGCACCCCGTTTCCCGGGACGAATGGCTCTCCGCACCGGACCCCGGTCCCGACGCGCGGCGGGGAGCCGCCGCGCCGCCACGGGAGGGCGCGACGGGCCGCCGGCGGGGACGGACGGGGACCCGGCTATCCGGGGCCAACCGAGGCTCCCTCGGCGCTGCCGTATCGTTCCGCCTGGGCGGGATTCTGACTTAGAGGCGTTCAGTCATAATCCCACAGATGGTAGCTTCGCCCCATTGGCTCCTCAGCCAAGCACATACACCAAATGTCTGAACCTGCGGTTCCTCTCGTACTGAGCAGGATTACCATGGCAACAACACATCATCAGTAGGGTAAAACTAACCTGTCTCACGACGGTCTAAACCCAGCTCACGTTCCCTATTAGTGGGTGAACAATCCAACGCTTGGTGAATTCTGCTTCACAATGATAGGAAGAGCCGACATCGAAGGATCAAAAAGCGACGTCGCTATGAACGCTTGGCCGCCACAAGCCAGTTATCCCTGTGGTAACTTTTCTGACACCTCCTGCTTAAAACCCAAAAGGTCAGAAGGATCGTGAGGCCCCGCTTTCACGGTCTGTATTCGTactgaaaatcaagatcaagCGAGCTTTTGCCCTTCTGCTCCACGGGAGGTTTCTGTCCTCCCTGAGCTCGCCTTAGGACACCTGCGTTACCGTTTGACAGGTGTACCGCCCCAGTCAAACTCCCCACCTGGCACTGTCCCCGGAGCGGGTCGCGCCCGCCCGCGCGCGCGGACGGGCGCTTGGCGCCAGAAGCGAGAGCCCCTCGGGGCTCGCCCCCCCGCCTCACCGGGTCAGTGAAAAAACGATGAGAGTAGTGGTATTTCACCGGCGGCCCGCGAGGCCGGCGGACCCCGCCCCGACCCCTCGCGGGGAACGGGGGGGACGCCGGGGGCCTCCCACTTATTCTACACCTCTCATGTCTCTTCACCGTGCCAGACTAGAGTCAAGCTCAACAGGGTCTTCTTTCCCCGCTGATTCCGCCAAGCCCGTTCCCTTGGCTGTGGTTTCGCTGGATAGTAGGTAGGGACAGTGGGAATCTCGTTCATCCATTCATGCGCGTCACTAATTAGATGACGAGGCATTTGGCTACCTTAAGAGAGTCATAGTTACTCCCGCCGTTTACCCGCGCTTCattgaatttcttcactttgaCATTCAGAGCACTGGGCAGAAATCACATCGCGTCAACACCCGCCGCGGGCCTTCgcgatgctttgttttaattaaacagtCGGATTCCCCTGGTCCGCACCAGTTCTAAGTCGGCTGCTAGGCGCCGGCCGAGGCGAGGCGCCGCGCGGGAAAAACCGCGGCCCGGGGGGCGGACCCGGCGGGGGAAGACCGGCGCGGCCCCCGGCgcggggaaaggggagagagagcggGCGGGGGCGGACCCCCGCCGCCACCCCCCCGACCCCGACCGGGGCGCGCCGGCGCCCGCCGGGCTCCCCGGGTGCGGCCGCGACGCCCGCCGCAGCTGGGGCGATCCACGGGAAGGGCCCGGCTCGCGTCCagagtcgccgccgccgccggccccCCCGGGTGTCCGGGCCCCCCCCGACCCCCCGACACCGGGAGGCCCGCGGGTTCCCCCCGCCTCCGGCCCccgcccagcccccaccccgGCGGGGACGGGGCCCCGCgcgggggagaagagaggggggtgGAGAGCGGGGGGGCGGGCCCGggcgggagaggagggagggggtgccCCGGACGTGGGAGGGGGCGGCGGCGCCTCGTCCAGCCGCGGCGCGCGCCCAGCCCCGCTTCGCGCCCCAGCCCGACCGACCCAGCCCTTAGAGCCAATCCTTATCCCGAAGTTACGGATCCGGCTTGCCGACTTCCCTTACCTACATTGTTCCAACATGCCAGAGGCTGTTCACCTTGGAGACCTGCTGCGGATATGGGTACGGCCCGGCGCGAGATTTACACCCTCTCCCCCGGATTTTCAAGGGCCAGCGAGAGCTCACCGGACGCCGCCGGAACCGCGACGCTTTCCAAGGCACGGGCCCCTCTCTCGGGGCGAACCCATTCCAGGGCGCCCTGCCcttcacaaagaaaagagaactctCCCCGGGGCTCCCGCCGGCTTCTCCGGGATCGGTCGCGTTACCGCACTGGACGCCTCGCGGCGCCCGTCTCCGCCACTCCGGATTCGGGGATCTGAACCCGACTCCCTTTCGATCGGCCGAGGGCAACGGAGGCCATCGCCCGTCCCTTCGGAACGGCGCTCGCCCATCTCTCAGGACCGACTGACCCATGTTCAACTGCTGTTCAcatggaacccttctccacttcgGCCTTCAAAGTTCTCGTTTGAATATTTGCTACTACCACCAAGATCTGCACCTGCGGCGGCTCCACCCGGGCCCGCGCCCTAGGCTTCAAGGCTCACCGCAGCGGCCCTCCTACTCGTCGCGGCGTAGCGTCCGCGGGGGCCCGACGCCGCGGGGGGGAGAGCGCCCCCCCCACGCGGCCGCTCCCGTCCCGTTCCGACTGCCGGCGACGGCCGGGTATGGGCCCGACGCTCCAGCGCCATCCATTTTCAGGGCTAGTTGATTCGGCAGGTGAGTTGTTACACACTCCTTAGCGGATTCCGACTTCCATGGCCACCGTCCTGCTGTCTATATCAACCAACACCTTTTCTGGGGTCTGATGAGCGTCGGCATCGGGCGCCTTAACCCGGCGTTCGGTTCATCCCGCAGCGCCAGTTCTGCTTACCAAAAGTGGCCCACTAGGCACTCGCATTCCACGCCCGGCTCCACGCCAGCGAGCCGGGCTTCTTACCCATTTAAAGTTTGAGAATAGGTTGAGATCGTTTCGGCCCCAAGACCTCTAATCATTCGCTTTACCGGATAAAACTGCGGACGGGTCGTTGTCTCTGCGAGAGCGCCAGCTATCCTGAGGGAAACTTCGGAGGGAACCAGCTACTAGATGGTTCGATTAGTCTTTCGCCCCTATACCCAGGTCGGACGACCGATTTGCACGTCAGGACCGCTACGGACCTCCACCAGAGTTTCCTCTGGCTTCGCCCTGCCCAGGCATAGTTCACCATCTTTCGGGTCCTAACGCGTGCGCTCGTGCTCCACCTCCCCGGCGCGGCGGGCGAGACGGGCCGGTGGTGCGCCCTCGGCGGACTGGAGAGGCCTCGGGATCCCACCTCGGGCCCCCGGACGGGGCCCTTCACCTTCATTGCGCCACGGCGGCTTTCGGACGAGCCCCTGACTCGCGCACGCGTTAGACTCCTTGGTCCGTGTTTCAAGACGGGTCGGGTGGGTAGCCGACATCGCCGCCGACCCCGTGCGCTCGGCTTGCTCGTTCCGAGCCGTGACCGACGACCCCCCGGGCCCGACGGCGCGACGACGCCCGGGGCGCACTGGGGACAGTCCGCCCCGCCCCGCACCCCGCGCCGGGCCCGCGAGGGCGACGGCGGGGGAGGGGGCCGGGAGAGCGGTCGCGCCGTGGGAGGGGCGGCCCGGCCCCCCGAGAGAAGTACACCGGCGCGCCCCCGCGGGAGAGGTAGACCCCCCCCCTCCCCGCGAGGGGGTCGGGGGAAGAGAACCACCCCCCGCCGCGGGGGTTGGAGCGCCGGCAGGGGGGAGAGCGCGGCGACGGGTATCTGGCTCCCTCGGCCCCGGGATTCGGCGAGCGCTGCTGCCGGGGGGCTGTAACACTCGGGGCGGGATGGACCCGGCGCGCCACGGGTGCGACGCCGGTCCCCCCCGAGCCACCTTCCCCAACCGGGCCTTCCCAGCCGTCCCGGAGCCGGTCGCGGCGCACCGCCGCGGTGGAAGTGCGCCCGGCGGCGGCCGCTCGCCGGAGCGGGGGGCGGTCCCCCGCCGACCCCACCCCCGGCCCCGCCCGCgcgcccccgccccaccccacgcCCGCCGCCGGAGCGCCCCCCCGGGTGGGGGGACGGCGGCGGCGGGACGCGGGGACGGGGGGAAACGACGCGCGGGTGGAGGGGTCGGGAGGAACGGGGAGCGGGAAAGATCCGCCGGGAGCCCCGCCGGCACGGCCGGACGCCGGGTTGAATCCTCCGGGCGGACTGCGCGGACCCCACCCGTTTACCTCTTAACGGTTTCACGCCCTCTTGAACTctctcttcaaagttcttttcaaCTTTCCCTTACGGTACTTGTTGACTATCGGTCTCGTGCCGGTATTTAGCCTTAGATGGAGTTTACCACCCGCTTTGGGCTGCATTCCCAAGCAACCCGACTCCGGGAAGACCCGGGCCCGGCGCGCCGGGGGCCGCTACCGGCCTCACACCGTCCACGGGCTGGGCCTCGATCAGAAGGACTTGGGCCCCCCACGAGCGGCGCCGGGGAGTGGGTCTTCCGTACGCCACATTTCCCGCGCCGCGCCGCGCGGCGGGGATTCGGCGCTGGGCTCTTCCCTGTTCACTCGCCGTTACTGAGGGAATCCTGGTTAGTTTCTTTTCCTCCGCTGACTAATATGCTTAAATTCAGCGGGTCGCCACGTCTGATCTGAGGTCGCGGCTCCGGAGGGCGGGCGCGCGCGCGAGGCGCGCCCGAACGAACAAACGCACGCCGACGGGGAGagcgaggggaggagggggggaagagagaggacggTCGAGCCGGGAACACGAGCCGGCAGACCCCCATCTGTCTCGAGGGAGGCAGCGGGGCCGGGCCCGGGGCACACACGCCAGAGAGGGGCCCCTCGGCGACGGGGGCAGCCGAAAGAACCGCGACCTCCCACCGACCAGACCCCACCGACGGAGAGCGCTCGCATCGGCCGACGGACGCCGCGGCGTCCCGCGGGCCGCGGCCGGAGCGGGCAACCCCCGGGCGGGGAGAGACGGAGGAGAGAGCCGCGGGACCGGCCCCGCGACGCTCGGGGCGGCAGCGCGGCCACGGCACGGGCCCGGCCACCTCGCGGGCGCGGGCGGCGCGACGACGCTCCCGGAGGGAGAGGGCGGGCGGGCGGACCGACGCGCCACCCATCCCCGGTCCCCCGGGGACGCGAGGCGACACCAGAGCGGGGGGGGGAAACGAGGAGACGCGGCGGCGAGATCGACCTCCGAAGCCCCGTAGGCGGAGGGGACCGCCGCGCCCTCTTCACACCACCCAACCACCGGCTCGCCACGCGCCCGGGGACGGGGCGGGAGGCGCGCGATCCGACACCTCCTCGACCACCGACCGTCGGTCCCTGTCTCTCGCTCTCCTTTCTCCAACGCACACCGGCGGCAGCAATCGGCGGCGCCGGCGGCCGGAACGGCCCCAGCCCCACACCGCGGAAACCCGAGGCGCCGGCTCCCCCCACCCCGAGACCACCCCACGACGAGGCCAACACCGCCCGGCTTCCCCAAGGCGACCGACCGGCCCGAGGACGGGCGGGagcggaggggagggaagaagccgCGGCACGGCCAAGAGAGGGTGGCCCGCGGAGGAGGGCGGAAGCGCACGCGGGAGGGCGCGCGAGGGGCGGGAGGCCGGCCAACCGACGACCACCCGACATCTGAACTTAGGGAGACGGAGGGT is a genomic window containing:
- the LOC132647073 gene encoding basic salivary proline-rich protein 1-like, giving the protein MDPARHGCDAGPPRATFPNRAFPAVPEPVAAHRRGGSAPGGGRSPERGAVPRRPHPRPRPRAPAPPHARRRSAPPGGGTAAAGRGDGGKRRAGGGVGRNGERERSAGSPAGTAGRRVESSGRTARTPPVYLLTQPDSGKTRARRAGGRYRPHTVHGLGLDQKDLGPPRAAPGSGSSTPPTESARIGRRTPRRPAGRGRSGQPPGGERRRREPRDRPRDARGGSAATARARPPRGRGRRDDAPGGRGRAGGPTRHPSPVPRGREATPERGGETRRRGGEIDLRSPVGGGDRRALFTPPNHRLATRPGTGREARDPTPPRPPTVGPCLSLSFLQRTPAAAIGGAGGRNGPSPTPRKPEAPAPPTPRPPHDEANTARLPQGDRPARGRAGAEGREEAAARPREGGPRRRAEAHAGGRARGGRPANRRPPDI